A single window of Nicotiana sylvestris chromosome 5, ASM39365v2, whole genome shotgun sequence DNA harbors:
- the LOC104220916 gene encoding protein JAZ7-like produces the protein MDSRIEIDFMDLNTRPQSEMAKQHTKGMKWPFSSMANNLATQAESRFFQNYNSSPIVSSNSKSSPLKNYKFTTKDSRKNSEHLRKPESTLTILYMGEVHIFQDITPEKAEVIMDLASKSTTLHMTEISEMANKEKYEENKSEPSTPNASTNYAKGALAMARRATLARFLEKRKHRLITARPYQYGEKTPKFPFEMHQEEETASSSFHWES, from the exons ATGGATTCAAGAATTGAGATAGATTTCATGGACCTCAACACCAGACCACAATCAGAAATGGCGAAGCAACACACCAAAG GGATGAAGTGGCCATTTTCATCTATGGCTAATAACTTAGCTACTCAAGCTGAAAGCAGATTTTTTCAG AATTACAACTCCTCCCCAATAGTTTCCAGTAATTCAAAAAGTTCACCCCTAAAGAACTACAAATTCACCACAAAAGATTCCAG GAAAAATTCTGAACACTTGAGGAAACCTGAGTCAACGTTGACCATATTGTACATGGGTGAGGTCCATATTTTTCAGGATATCACACCAGAAAAG GCTGAAGTAATAATGGACTTGGCTTCTAAATCAACGACTCTCCACATGACTGAGATTTCAGAAATggcaaataaagaaaaatatgaagaaaataaatCTGAGCCTTCAACACCAAATGCATCCACAAATTATGCTAAAGGAG CACTGGCTATGGCTCGTAGAGCAACCCTTGCCCGATTTTTGGAGAAGAGAAAGCATAG ATTGATCACAGCTAGGCCATACCAATATGGTGAAAAAACACCAAAGTTTCCTTTTGAAATGCACCAAGAAGAAGAAACGGCGTCGTCAAGCTTTCATTGGGAAAGCTAA
- the LOC138869708 gene encoding uncharacterized protein, translating into MVYGAEALIPVKIGESSTRYVQETEESNDEEMRMNLDLLEERREAALIRMTTQKQVIERYYNRKAHLIFFKIGDFVLKKVFQSTKTANSGKLSPTWEGPYRVRDIAGKGAYELETMNGNVLPLHWNAVHLKRYYF; encoded by the coding sequence atggtttatggtgcggaggctttaattccagttaaAATAGGAGAATCGAGCACACGGTATGTTCAAGAAACAgaggaatcaaatgatgaagagatgcggatGAATCTTGATTTGCTCGAAGaaagaagagaagctgcactaATAAGGATGACAACACAAAAACAAGTAATTGAACGGTATTATAACAGGAAAGCACACCTCATATTCTTTAAAATTGgagacttcgtgcttaaaaaggtgttccaatctacaaaaactgctaattcaggaaagctgagtccaacatgggaaggaccctacagagttcgtgacattgcgggaaaaggagcatacgagttggagacaatgaaTGGCAATGTTCTACCCTTgcattggaatgctgtccaccTAAAGCGATATTATTTCTGA
- the LOC138869709 gene encoding uncharacterized protein, producing the protein MEEPPVSHRKENQKQLKEQNECIEQILGVPPVIKGVDVDKYSQQPWKPSAAPLPIPKKFKMSDISKYDGTTDPRDHVTTFTTGVKGNDLTKQEIESVEKRMEDIFKIKQGDSELLRDFVDRFQRERMTLPHVPDNWDAIAFASNLNDKSSEATRRLKESLREFSATTWNDVYNRYSTKLLIEKDTVPQFRHEERSNSRRLEIEKRLGKNRYDPYMGPAGKDSRSKQDSQRYDQKSRNRESGSSSRFRNDRNRQESHDNDSSLKAWFGGYNFNVTTSELVPVLRSMEDKVRWPKEMRSNPNRRNPDHWCEFHNDHEHKTLEYRFLQSEVDHLLKQGYPTELFSEKGKQAYMKNRQEPPKPPSPKRTVNVISGGEDIHGITYTASNKVSKVTITHGKRVRQVLENESISFDDTDTEGIITLHNDALVISLLVYDTNVKRVLIDPGSSVNIILLRVLRKMQAEDKMIPKAYTLSGFDSSSVVTKGEHGIVLDDKGKAYALRKKSCSLLFTSRKSLSKDVRWTISKVSRTFPNRICDEGST; encoded by the exons atggaggaacccCCAGTGAGCCACAGGAAGgagaaccag aaacagcttaaggagCAAAATGAGTGCATCGAGCAAATCCTTGGAGTTCCCCCTGTAATTAAAGGAGTGGATGTggataaatactcacaacaaccttggaaaccAAGTGCTGCACCCCTTCCAATccctaaaaagttcaaaatgtctGACATCTCGAAATATGATGGCACAACAGACCCACGTGATCACGTAACtacatttacaacaggcgtgaaaggaaatgacttgaccaaacaagaaattgaatca gttgagaaaagaatggaggatattttcaaaatcaagcaaggggactccgAGTTGCTCAGggattttgttgatagattccaacgtgaaagaatgactttaCCTcatgtacctgataactgggatgcaatagcttttgcaagcaacttaaatgacaaaagctcagaagccacgagaagacttaaagaaagccttcgagagttttcggcaaccacgtggaatgacgtttataacaggtatagtacgaaatTGCTAATTGAGAAAGATACTGTGCCTCAGTTTCGTCATGAAGAGAGAAGCAACTCCAGGAGATTAGAAATCGAAAAAAGAttaggtaaaaacaggtacgatccatatatgggacctgcagggaAAGACTCACGATCAAAGCAGGATAGTCaacgatatgatcaaaaatcgaggaacagggaatCTGGTTCTTCATCAAGGTTCAGAAATGACCGAAATAGGCAAGAGTCACATGATAATGACAGTAGTTTAAAGGCATGGTTCGgtggatataactttaatgtcactacctccgagctcgtaccTGTTTTGAGGAGCATGGaagataaggtacgatggccaaaagagatgcggtcaaatccaaatagacgcaatccagaccattggtgcgaattccacaatgatcacgagCACAAAACTTTAGAATATAGATTCTtacagagtgaagtggatcatctattgaaacaagggtatcccactgagttatttagcgagaaaggtaagcaagcctatatgaaaaataggcaggaGCCACCaaaacctccttcacccaagagaaccgtgaatgttataagtgggggtgaagacattCACGGTATAACTTATACggcttccaacaaggtttctaaagtaacgaTAACACACGGGAAGCGGGTACGGCAGGTTTTAGAAAACGAAAGTATTTCTTTCGATGATACAGATACCGAAGGAATAATTACCCTacataacgacgcactggtaatatctttacttgtatatgatactaatgtaaaacgagttttgattgatccaggaagttccgTGAATATTATATTATTAAGGGTATTACGtaaaatgcaagctgaagacaaaatgatacctaaGGCGTATACCTTATCCGGGTTCGACagttcaagtgtggtaacaaaaggagag CATGGAATCGTGCTTGATGACAAAGGAAAAGCTTATGCACTTCGCAAAAAAAGCTGCTCGTTATTGTTtacatcaaggaaatctttatcgaaagatgttcggtggaccattagcaaggtgtctcggaccttcccaaatagaatatgtgatgagggaagtacatga